The nucleotide window GCTTAATGACCTCTAGAAAGGGACACTGTTGGCCTGGTCCTGATTTACCTGAGCTTGCTGGATGGGCTGCATGTGCAAGAGACCCTGACCCAGCAAGAATGGGTATCAACTGTTTGCTGCTGCACAAGTCTTACTTCACTGTCACAAGTGTCGAGAGGTGGGAAAATTTAAGATATTCTGCTTTGCTTTGTTATATGGGTACTTAATCTAACAATGTATCTTCCATAATTTGTTCTGGCTTTGCACAGTTTCTGTCATAATTGAGGTAAAAAGTTTATATGATCTAAAAATAATATGGATTCTGGTACCAGACTCACTAGATTTCATCCCTCATCTCACCAAATTGCACAACTTGTCTGTACCTTGATTTTTCCATCTGTCAAATGGAGCTAGAATGGCTCTGGCCACTTGGGAGGATCTAGACAGTTAATAGGTGGAAAAGTCTTGGAATGGTGCTCTGGGCTAGGGATATTGCTCAGTTTCAGAGTGTCTGCCTCGTAGATGTGAAGCCTGGACTTGATTGGCAACAccgggttgggggtgggggaataaaGGAAAAGTCAAGCAACCAAGCAAATAAGCCAGTGTTCAGCACATAGTGGCCACTCAGAAGCCCACAGTCATTCCCATTCCTAGTGTTATTGTTGCTAGTTGATTTCTGTGTCTCGTATATATGTTCTTACTTCTCGAGGATAGGGGCATGATCATAGTTTCTTTGCACACCTCCAATACTACAGAGAACAAGATCTACTGAGTCTTACTGGAGTTTATGTGACCTTGTTTGCAGAGATCGCCACCAGCACCATTGGAACCTCACAACCACACCTGCGAAGTGGTTATTATCCCCTTCTAACAGACGAGGGAGCTGAGAATTAGTCACTAAGTGAATTGTCCAGTGTCAGACACAGCTGACCGGTTTAGCTCCAAGGTCATTTAAAAGAAACACCCTGGTCATTGAGAGTTTTTCCTTTCTGGCCCAGCCAACCCTTTAGTCCCTCCATAGCCTTCCTTTTACTACCACGAACACTTGGATTGAGAAGGCTGGAAAAAGCGAAACCCCCATTGATGTCGCAGACTGATTAAGGGAAAGGTGTGGTCAGGAGCCGGATATCAGTATAAAATGTCCTCGGGGGTAACGGTGGCCTCTTCCATTTTAGTCTTGATTTCTGGGATGGGAATTTGACTGATTGCCACCACAACCAAGTTTGCCGCGTGGGCCGAGGCGCTCGCCACGCATATCCAGAATGACTCTTCATACTGTTCTTCCACCACGACAAACTGAAAGAGCCTCTCCTGGAAGTTGGCGATTCTTTCCGTCAGGTCGTGAAATCTCACTGCAGCCATGAAGCTGCCGATGGCTAGTGCCACGACTCCACCTGAAACCCAAAACAGCGCCTTTACTTACCGCTCCTCTTGGCAGTGGTAAGGTCTCTACTTCTGTGCTATGTGAAACAAAATCTTTTGGGTGTGAAGAATGAATAAAGCATCACAAATTTGAATTTGTGTTTGAAAGCAGTAGATAACCCACAGAGTACCAGAGGCAAGAGGGACAGTTGTCTAGAAAGAGAACAAGTTAGTAACAGCTGGACTAGAATCTGGATGCCTCTAACTCCTCTTTCCAGTGGTATCCCCATTAGAGGACCACTTTCTAGACCCCTTATGCCTTCTGTATAGATGGTGAGCACTGTGTAGGAAGAAGTGAGATCCTATGCTGTAAGGCAAATAAAGGAAAAACCAAGCAACCCAGGTTTCACCTTCCGGCTGCACTGTTCTACAGAAGGTGGAAGCGCTGGAATTCCAACCTCATTTATCTCCCTAGTAACTGAGCAAAACTTAGAAGTTGTTTGGTGGGTCCCCGCCCTTCTAATTGAAATTGACAATCAAAAAGACACAATAAACTGAGTCTGGTAGTGTATGTACATAATTCAAAGgcttgagaggctaaggcaggaggattgcaagtctGAAGACAATTGACCTACAAAAAGAgaatggggagggaagggtgggcAAGGTAATGCTCGCTTTTGATGccagtccttgggaggcagagacaggtggatctctgtgagactgagagtagcctggtctacatattgggttccaggctagccaggactgtgtggtgagaccctgtcttaaaagagaaagagaaaaaagggaaaaataacaaaacaaaaacccattctTAACTGTGTGTGCAGACTCATAATTGTAACACATGGGAGACTGAAACGGGAGGGTCACCGTGAATTGGAGTTCAGGCTGGGATACAGAttaagaccttgtctttaaaaaataattttaaaaagggtatattttctatgtttttaaaagattgttaCACAGTCACTAAAGGAACTTTGGAGACCAGAGACAAGTATAAACTcggaaaataaaatttagtttcACCCTAAAGACCAGGCACACTTTGTACAcgtttcttttatttcattctattgAATACAATCAaaggtactctttttttttttttttttttttttagctgaggactgaacccagggccttatgcttgctaggcaagcactctaccactgagctaaatccccaaccccaaaggtactcttaatttgattttaaatttggTTTCTTCTCCTTTCACCCAAGGATGTTCCTGGGTCATTAACTGTTCTGTAAGGACACgacttttaaaaacatgtgtaGTATTTTATTCTGGAGCCATGCCTACATTTTAAAGGATGGCCTTGCTTCTGGGACTCTAGATGATAGGAACTGagttctcttccatttcctctccaTAAGCCTCATCTATGGGATTTTTCACAGGCAAAggctatttacatttttattcgtTTTGACAATGTTTCTTCTGATTGCCTATTTGTTAGGATCTCATCAGTGGaattagaacagtggttctcaaccttcctaatgctggtgggccccaaccacaaaattatttcactgctacatcataactgtaatttcgttactgttatgaattgcaatgcaAATATCTGCTTCATGATCCCCAAAGGGGtaaagacccacaggttgagaaccacttaatTAGAGAGTCCTAGGACTTTAGAAATGTGGACTCTACTCTCTAGACACATACAGAAATAAGCATTTATTTAATGAGTAGGACTGAATAATTATTATGGTAAAAGTCTGTGGAGATAAGACACCTGCAGTCCTGGTAACTATACAGGATAGCTAATCTTTATATACAAAGGCAAACACATAGCAATTGATGGACTATAATATATGTTGCAAACCCAGTACTTGTGTTACACTTTATGATCCTCTGATACATAGCTAAGAAAGTGGGAGATTATTGCCACAGTGGAACCTTGGCCATCCCATATGGGTTTTCTGTGACAGTCTTTTTTTCAGaggattttgttgttttcattataGGCAATATGTTAAGTACATAATTAAAGGTAACTCTTACTTTCCACGTGTTCACGTACAGCTAGTCTATGTGAACACAACACTGTTTCTTTCAGCAAAGAAAACATCCCTTTTTCCACCAAGGTTTTGGACCCAGCAAGGGGCATGTGAAAGAGCGgagagtaaatattttaatttcttcacaCTTTTCATCCGACTACTTACGTTACAGGACTTGATGGCTTTGGAGGCCATTAAGGATGGACCCTTACCCTCATGGTCAGTTTTTCTCCCTCCTTGCTGTCTTTGGACCCTACCTTCTGTTTTTCTTGTAATACTGGAAAGGGAAGACTCTTTAGGATCCAAATGACCATATGGGTAGAGAGAGGTACCTGGTTGAGACCCATTAAGGGAAAGCTACTTCTTCCTGGTCAAAGGACATAGTTAAattctttctctggctctgggTAGAGACCTACCATTCCAAACTACCCTAAACCTTGCATTCTAGCGTCCCTTCTGTTTAAGAGTTACTCCAGCTCAGCCTGTCAATCACCCAACTAGGAGTCTACCCTTCTATGGTGGACCTTAGGGCTTTCGGACTTTCCCTTTGAGAAATCTGACTTATATGTGGATGTGCTAAGGGGATGGGAGGAGCAATTATCCCCTTAATAAGATCATGTATTTACCTTTCTTCAAAGCCCCTTCTTTTCTGGAACCACTTTGCAGCCTGCCCACCCTTCTGGGACACCGTGGGCCTTCCTCACGCATGTGCTAAAGTTCTCCTCTCCTGTCACCACGCAGCTTAGACTTCTGTCGCTGAAGCTGCCTGCTTTCTTGAAGTCACgggctttctcttctccatctccctcttcctGGCAGCTGCCAAGATTTGGAGcttgtctttctctcttgtttttctcCCAGACTCTAATAAAAACGCACCTTggcttccttctgagtctgtttttaaattctttcattaaGGAGACCGAGATCCCCAAAAAGGTTAACTCTTGGGATCCCAGCCTGATGATGTGGATACCAGTTTCCCTCCCCTGGGGGCTTCTTACCTGCCAGGACATTCCAAAGGCAGATGCCACCAGGGCCATTGACTGCCCTGTAGGGGACCTGAATGATGTTGAGAATAGCAAAGCCCATGCTGACCAGAGCCAGGGCCAAGGCCAGGAAGAGGAGCAGCAGAATCGTGACATGGAGGCTTGCATTGAGCTCCTTCACCAGATGTGGGAAGACTGTGGAGAGAGACGGTATTTCAAGGTCAGAGAGTGGCTCCTTTCACAATGTCAGCACTTGCTTATTCCAAGATAAGTTAGTTGAGGATAAGGGCAAGACACAAAAATGCTGGGTTttccaaaagcaagagacttcctGCGATGGGTCTGTGGACCCCAGAGCTACCCCTTGTTAGTTGGCAGGGATCTTCATCCTGATGGAGTGAACACAGATCCAAATGTACCC belongs to Onychomys torridus chromosome 10, mOncTor1.1, whole genome shotgun sequence and includes:
- the Clrn2 gene encoding clarin-2; the protein is MPGWFKKAWYGLASLLSFSSFLLIIVALAVPHWLSGKILCQTGVDLVNATDPELVKFIGDIYYGLFRGCKIRQCGLGGRQSQFTIFPHLVKELNASLHVTILLLLFLALALALVSMGFAILNIIQVPYRAVNGPGGICLWNVLAGGVVALAIGSFMAAVRFHDLTERIANFQERLFQFVVVEEQYEESFWICVASASAHAANLVVVAISQIPIPEIKTKMEEATVTPEDILY